From the Theobroma cacao cultivar B97-61/B2 chromosome 2, Criollo_cocoa_genome_V2, whole genome shotgun sequence genome, one window contains:
- the LOC18608814 gene encoding indole-3-acetic acid-amido synthetase GH3.17, with product MEPKVSIQEGWKVLEDLTINADQFQQKVLEEILKQNAGTEYLKRFLDGQADKELFKKKVPITTYDGIKPYIERIVVNGEPADILLAEPVTAITLSSGTSRGQAKMMPLTNKQLDQLTYCRSLAMSAANKFVDGLLEEGKQMQLLFVRPDIYVPSGLPARPILTSYHKSKNFEKYESSLYTSPMSTILCLDSKQSLYCQFLCGLLQRDEVVNIGAVFASVLFRAIRFLEDYWRELCSNIRTGRLSDWITDTGCKNALSLMLTGPNPEQADLIEAACNSKSWEGIIKKLWPKAKYIDVIATGSMAQYLPILEFYCGGIPVVSMPYASSESFLGINLKPFSKPCDVSYTLVPDVAYFEFLPVKDYNEEETKEVHSDVKSDNDLTEKQTKKEEIEPVELVNVVLGQCYELVITTCTGLYRYKVGDVLMVTGFHNNAPQFQFVRRQDVVLSVDVEKTSEDELLEAMTKAKLLLEPFGLVLTDYSSYADVSTVPGHYVLFWELNMDASSDLPEFNPKIIEQCCSTVEESFNYLYKNCRKGNTVGPLEIRMVEQGTFDALMDFYISKGSSVSQYKTPRCIKLEEAFKVLDSRVVKRYFSQKVPA from the exons ATGGAACCAAAGGTCAGCATTCAAGAAGGCTGGAAGGTTTTGGAGGATCTGACGATAAATGCTGATCAATTTCAGCAAAAGGTGTTGGAGGAGATACTAAAGCAAAATGCAGGTACTGAGTATCTCAAGAGGTTCCTCGACGGCCAGGCAGATAAGGAACTTTTTAAGAAGAAAGTTCCCATTACGACTTACGATGGCATAAAACCTTATATAGAGCGAATTGTTGTCAATGGAGAGCCCGCAGACATCCTTTTAGCTGAACCCGTGACTGCCATTACCCTAAG CTCTGGCACCTCAAGAGGACAGGCAAAGATGATGCCTCTGACAAATAAGCAGTTGGACCAGTTAACATACTGCAGAAGCCTTGCTATGTCTGCGGCAAACAA GTTTGTGGATGGCTTGCTGGAGGAAGGGAAACAGATGCAACTGTTGTTCGTCAGACCAGATATTTATGTTCCATCAGGCTTGCCAGCAAGACCTATCCTAACAAGCTACCACAAgagcaaaaattttgaaaagtatgaGTCCAGTCTTTATACTAGCCCTATGTCGACAATCTTGTGCTTAGACAGCAAGCAGAGCCTATATTGCCAATTTCTTTGTGGTCTATTACAACGGGATGAGGTTGTAAACATTGGTGCAGTTTTCGCTTCTGTTCTTTTTCGGGCTATCAGATTCTTAGAAGATTATTGGAGAGAGTTATGCTCTAACATAAGAACAGGTCGTCTTAGTGATTGGATTACTGACACTGGCTGCAAAAATGCTTTGTCACTAATGCTCACTGGACCTAATCCAGAACAAGCTGATTTAATTGAAGCTGCATGTAACAGTAAATCATGGGAAGGGATAATTAAGAAACTTTGGCCCAAAGCAAAGTACATTGATGTTATTGCTACAGGTTCTATGGCCCAATATCTTCCGATACTTGAATTCTACTGTGGTGGAATACCTGTTGTTTCAATGCCATATGCTTCTTCTGAGAGTTTCTTGGGGATCAATCTTAAACCTTTTAGCAAGCCTTGTGATGTGTCTTACACCCTTGTTCCCGATGTGGCATACTTTGAGTTCCTCCCCGTAAAGGATTACAATGAAGAAGAAACCAAAGAGGTCCACTCCGATGTTAAATCTGACAACGATTTGACAGAAAAACAGACCAAGAAGGAAGAAATTGAACCCGTTGAACTCGTGAATGTGGTGCTTGGTCAATGTTATGAACTTGTTATCACAACTTGTACAG gTCTATATAGATATAAAGTTGGAGATGTTCTCATGGTAACTGGCTTCCATAACAACGCCCCTCAGTTTCAGTTCGTGCGACGCCAAGACGTAGTTTTAAGCGTAGATGTTGAGAAAACCAGTGAAGACGAACTGTTAGAGGCCATGACAAAGGCCAAGCTCCTCCTGGAGCCGTTTGGCTTAGTCTTGACGGACTATAGCAGCTATGCTGATGTTTCAACAGTACCAGGGCACTACGTATTGTTCTGGGAGCTAAACATGGATGCAAGTAGTGACCTGCCGGAGTTCAATCCCAAGATAATAGAGCAATGTTGTTCCACTGTGGAAGAATCATTCAATTATCTGTATAAAAACTGCAGGAAGGGTAACACAGTCGGGCCGTTAGAGATAAGGATGGTAGAGCAGGGAACATTTGATGCGCTCATGGACTTTTACATATCGAAAGGGTCTTCTGTTAGCCAATACAAAACACCTCGATGCATCAAACTGGAGGAAGCTTTCAAGGTATTGGACTCTCGGGTGGTCAAACGTTATTTTAGCCAGAAAGTTCCCGCATAA